One Cyclopterus lumpus isolate fCycLum1 chromosome 7, fCycLum1.pri, whole genome shotgun sequence DNA window includes the following coding sequences:
- the mmp23ba gene encoding matrix metalloproteinase-23 isoform X2 has product MLHLSRNKRYTLTPEMLKWDKFKLTYKLLSFPTNLINASDTRRGIAKAFGMWSDVSPFSFREVPADQEADMKIGFYPANHTDCLQSYLHHCFDGITGELAHAFFPPTGEIHFDDHEYWILGNMRFSWKKGVWLTDLVHVATHEIGHVLGLMHSLHPKAIMHLNATLTGRKLITQDDVWGLHRLYGCLDRLFICPAWARKGYCDSKRKLMQKHCPATCDFCYEFPFPTVAPTQTPPRTKHKLVVEGKKLTFRCGKKIASKKGKVYWYKDGELLEYSHPNYISLKDDHITIVANAINEGTYTCIVKKKDKVLTNYSWRVRVRF; this is encoded by the exons ATGCTTCACCTCTCCAGGAACAAACGCTACACCCTCACCCCGGAGATGCTCAAGTGGGACAAGTTCAAGCTGACATACAA GTTGCTCTCCTTCCCCACAAACTTGATAAATGCCAGCGACACGCGCCGAGGCATCGCCAAGGCTTTTGGCATGTGGAGCGACGTCTCTCCGTTCAGCTTCCGAGAGGTGCCAGCTGACCAAGAAGCTGACATGAAGATCG GCTTCTACCCCGCCAACCACACCGACTGTCTGCAGTCCTACTTGCACCATTGTTTCGACGGCATCACAGGAGAATTGGCTCACGCGTTCTTCCCGCCAACTGGCGAGATCCACTTCGACGACCACGAATACTGGATTCTGGGAAACATGCGCTTTAGCTGGAAGAAAG GAGTTTGGCTGACGGATCTCGTCCATGTGGCAACTCACGAAATTGGCCACGTCCTGGGACTCATGCATTCCTTGCACCCGAAAGCTATAATGCACCTGAATGCGACTCTGACAGGGCGCAAGCTGATCACGCAGGATGACGTGTGGGGTTTGCACCGCCTCTACG GATGTTTGGACCGGTTATTTATCTGTCCGGCATGGGCTCGGAAAGGCTATTGCGACAGCAAGCGTAAGCTGATGCAGAAGCACTGCCCCGCCACCTGTGATTTCTGTTAcg AATTTCCTTTCCCCACTGTGGCTCCCACCCAGACGCCCCCGAGGACCAAACACAAGCTGGTCGTCGAGGGCAAGAAGCTCACTTTTCGTTGTGGGAAGAAAATAGCATCGAAGAAAGGCAAAGTATA CTGGTACAAGGACGGGGAGCTGCTGGAGTACTCTCACCCCAACTACATCTCCTTGAAAGACGACCACATCACCATCGTGGCCAACGCCATCAACGAAGGCACGTACACCTGcattgtgaagaaaaaagacaaagtcCTCACAAACTACTCGTGGAGGGTGCGCGTGCGCTTCTGA
- the mmp23ba gene encoding matrix metalloproteinase-23 isoform X1 — MSQTMVRCQTPRSARRGERGFAPLLAAALLSLLAAGMQQTSAFPSWRLEEEAYTTVLLIGIRKEARTQMLHLSRNKRYTLTPEMLKWDKFKLTYKLLSFPTNLINASDTRRGIAKAFGMWSDVSPFSFREVPADQEADMKIGFYPANHTDCLQSYLHHCFDGITGELAHAFFPPTGEIHFDDHEYWILGNMRFSWKKGVWLTDLVHVATHEIGHVLGLMHSLHPKAIMHLNATLTGRKLITQDDVWGLHRLYGCLDRLFICPAWARKGYCDSKRKLMQKHCPATCDFCYEFPFPTVAPTQTPPRTKHKLVVEGKKLTFRCGKKIASKKGKVYWYKDGELLEYSHPNYISLKDDHITIVANAINEGTYTCIVKKKDKVLTNYSWRVRVRF; from the exons ATGTCGCAAACCATGGTGCGCTGTCAGACTCCCAGAAGTGCACGAAGAGGCGAACGGGGCTTCGCTCCTCTGCTGGCGGCGGCGCTGCTCAGCCTTCTGGCCGCCGGGATGCAACAAACCAGCGCGTTTCCCTCCTGGAGGTTAGAG GAAGAAGCTTACACCACTGTGCTGCTCATCGGGATCCGCAAAGAGGCCCGAACCCAAATGCTTCACCTCTCCAGGAACAAACGCTACACCCTCACCCCGGAGATGCTCAAGTGGGACAAGTTCAAGCTGACATACAA GTTGCTCTCCTTCCCCACAAACTTGATAAATGCCAGCGACACGCGCCGAGGCATCGCCAAGGCTTTTGGCATGTGGAGCGACGTCTCTCCGTTCAGCTTCCGAGAGGTGCCAGCTGACCAAGAAGCTGACATGAAGATCG GCTTCTACCCCGCCAACCACACCGACTGTCTGCAGTCCTACTTGCACCATTGTTTCGACGGCATCACAGGAGAATTGGCTCACGCGTTCTTCCCGCCAACTGGCGAGATCCACTTCGACGACCACGAATACTGGATTCTGGGAAACATGCGCTTTAGCTGGAAGAAAG GAGTTTGGCTGACGGATCTCGTCCATGTGGCAACTCACGAAATTGGCCACGTCCTGGGACTCATGCATTCCTTGCACCCGAAAGCTATAATGCACCTGAATGCGACTCTGACAGGGCGCAAGCTGATCACGCAGGATGACGTGTGGGGTTTGCACCGCCTCTACG GATGTTTGGACCGGTTATTTATCTGTCCGGCATGGGCTCGGAAAGGCTATTGCGACAGCAAGCGTAAGCTGATGCAGAAGCACTGCCCCGCCACCTGTGATTTCTGTTAcg AATTTCCTTTCCCCACTGTGGCTCCCACCCAGACGCCCCCGAGGACCAAACACAAGCTGGTCGTCGAGGGCAAGAAGCTCACTTTTCGTTGTGGGAAGAAAATAGCATCGAAGAAAGGCAAAGTATA CTGGTACAAGGACGGGGAGCTGCTGGAGTACTCTCACCCCAACTACATCTCCTTGAAAGACGACCACATCACCATCGTGGCCAACGCCATCAACGAAGGCACGTACACCTGcattgtgaagaaaaaagacaaagtcCTCACAAACTACTCGTGGAGGGTGCGCGTGCGCTTCTGA